From Triticum urartu cultivar G1812 chromosome 2, Tu2.1, whole genome shotgun sequence, a single genomic window includes:
- the LOC125539582 gene encoding E3 ubiquitin-protein ligase RLIM-like encodes MDEHMGRRTVGGLLFTKGGSILLFREDSSRRKAGACCSRNGCNGARHSADKGRPMHSHREPAAKEAAPTPRRSQPVRKPPQGSSNPAEPCSETDNGTGEAATPGAGRDLLARLKDRVNASRKRSLAREMSSPSSSSGGFSASSSGGGATRSSAVSKPTRRAVSRIRKADEGENAGGSRRAPRRDTGGGGARGNSGDPVMVGQRAAREQAPTEGFISGFLARYRGSLQGGSSLQDGAEDSSGYWRFDVEGSEELENYFMLSDRHRAMRMDIDGMSYEELLALGDRIGTVNTGLSEDALYKCLKRRLYTPTAPETHQDCDRKCSICQEEYSGGEEVGNMACKHYYHITCIQHWLRQKNWCPICKSVAAKTV; translated from the exons ATGGATGAACACATGGGGCGACGGACGGTCGGCGGCCTCCTCTTCACCAAGGGGGGATCCATCCTTCTCTTCAGGGAGGACAGCTCCCGCCGCAAGGCCGGCGCTTGCTGCTCGCGCAATGGCTGCAACGGCGCCCGGCATTCGGCAGACAAAGGCCGGCCAATGCACAGCCACAGGGAACCAGCAGCCAAGGAAGCAGCACCAACCCCCCGGAGGTCACAACCTGTCAGGAAACCTCCACAGGGAAGCAGCAATCCAGCAGAGCCCTGTAGCGAAACCGACAACGGCACAGGAGAGGCGGCGACTCCCGGTGCCGGCCGTGACCTGCTGGCACGCCTCAAGGACAGGGTGAACGCGTCAAGGAAGCGGTCGCTGGCCAGGGAAATGAGCAGCCCATCGTCATCGTCTGGTGGATTCAGTGCCAGTTCTTCTGGCGGTGGCGCCACCCGGTCATCAGCGGTGTCGAAGCCCACGCGCCGTGCTGTGTCCCGGATAAGGAAGGCAGACGAAGGCGAAAACGCAGGAGGTAGTCGCAGGGCGCCTAGAAGGGACACCGGTGGTGGTGGTGCCAGGGGGAATTCAGGTGACCCAGTGATGGTTGGGCAGCGGGCAGCAAGGGAGCAGGCGCCTACCGAAGGGTTCATCTCTGGGTTCCTAGCAAGGTACAGGGGTAGTCTCCAGGGAGGGTCGTCTCTGCAGGATGGCGCCGAGGACTCCAGCGGGTACTGGCGCTTCGACGTCGAAGGCAGCGAAGAG CTGGAGAACTACTTCATGCTCAGCGATCGGCACCGGGCGATGAGGATGGACATCGACGGCATGTCCTACGAG GAATTGCTCGCATTGGGTGACCGGATCGGCACGGTGAACACTGGGCTTTCAGAGGACGCGTTGTACAAGTGCCTGAAACGAAGGCTGTACACGCCCACAGCCCCAGAGACACACCAAGACTGTGACAGAAAATGCAGCATATGCCAG GAGGAGTACTCTGGTGGTGAGGAGGTGGGGAACATGGCGTGTAAGCACTACTACCACATCACCTGCATACAGCACTGGCTCCGGCAGAAGAACTGGTGCCCCATCTGCAAATCCGTCGCCGCCAAGACCGTCTAG
- the LOC125539583 gene encoding putative glucose-6-phosphate 1-epimerase, translating to MAGASSPPPTPKSPKLQPPLLERAKGPSGLDKIVLRDPRGFTAEVRLYGGQVTSWKNEQGDELLFVSSKAVFKSPGAIRGGIPICFPQFGTHGNLEKHGFARNRLWLVDDNPPPLPVNSGIKTYADLILKPSEEDLKIWPHRFEFRLRVALGPKGDLFLTSRIRNTNTDGKPFSFTFAYHTYFSVSDISEVRIEGLETMDYFDNLKGKERFTEQGDALVFESEIDKVYLDTPPKIAIIDHEKKRTFVLRKDGLPDAVVWNPWERRSKTILDFGDEEYKHMLCVEPAAVEKPITLKPGEEWKGRLELSAVPSSYYSGQLDPDKVLHG from the exons ATGGCCGGCGCGTCCTCGCCGCCCCCGACGCCCAAGTCGCCCAAGCTGCAGCCGCCGCTCCTCGAGCGCGCCAAGGGCCCCTCCGGCCTCGACAAGATCGTGCTCCGCGACCCGCGCGGGTTCACCGCCGAG GTCCGTCTATATGGAGGGCAAGTTACCTCTTGGAAGAATGAGCAGGGGGATGAGTTACTTTTTGTAAGCAGCAAG GCAGTTTTCAAGTCTCCAGGAGCAATTCGTGGTGGCATACCCATCTGCTTTCCCCAG TTTGGAACACATGGAAATCTTGAAAAACATGGATTTGCAAGGAACCGGCTATGGCTCGTTGATGATAATCCTCCACCACTCCCAGTAAACAGCGGTATTAAAACTTATGCAGATCTCATTCTGAAGCCTTCTGAAGAAGATCTCAAGATCTGGCCTCACAG ATTTGAATTCCGGTTAAGAGTTGCTCTTGGACCCAAAGGAGATTTGTTTCTTACTTCTCGAATTAGAAACACCAACACTGATGGAAAACCTTTCTCATTTACATTTGCATATCATACATACTTCTCCGTGTCTGACATAAG CGAAGTACGTATTGAAGGGCTGGAAACAATGGACTACTTTGACAACCTGAAGGGAAAAGAGCGATTCACGGAGCAGGGGGATGCTCTTGTGTTTGAATCAGAG ATTGATAAAGTATATCTGGACACACCACCAAAAATTGCAATTATTGATCATGAGAAGAAAAGAACATTTGTGCTTAGGAAAGATGGGCTTCCAGATGCTG TTGTATGGAACCCATGGGAGAGGAGGTCAAAAACCATTCTTGATTTTGGTGATGAAGAATATAAGCACATGTTGTGTGTGGAGCCTGCAGCTGTTGAGAAGCCCATTACCTTGAAGCCTGGTGAAGAGTGGAAAGGAAGGTTGGAGCTCTCAGCTGTTCCTTCCAGTTACTATAGTGGTCAGTTAGATCCAGACAAGGTTCTTCATGGTTGA